A region of Asticcacaulis excentricus DNA encodes the following proteins:
- a CDS encoding DUF4198 domain-containing protein, whose product MTLIQRLLTGTAALGLLAAAPAALAHSQWLLPSATQVEASTNPQRPTYVTVDAASSNGLFYADHNAMRLTNLQISAPDGSPVEAENGSTGKLRSTFDVKLATEGTYRIASVNRMVMATWKAGEETKSFRGSEDDFAKQVPANAPELKVSRNFGRVETFVTSGKPSEIKPVGQGLELFPLQPTTDLVVGETAKFRVLMDGKPMPGLKVKVVPGGVRFRGELDEQTVTADAEGTIAVNWKFGGQYYLNTSYPPRPEADDDHGPQGGPQAGQQPGAQGARPQGQPAQRDMPPVRSSYAVTLEVLPF is encoded by the coding sequence ATGACCCTGATTCAGCGCCTTCTGACCGGCACCGCCGCGCTGGGCCTTCTGGCGGCGGCCCCGGCGGCTCTGGCCCACAGCCAGTGGCTGCTGCCCTCCGCGACGCAGGTCGAAGCCTCGACCAATCCGCAGCGCCCGACCTATGTGACGGTGGATGCCGCCTCGTCCAATGGTCTGTTCTACGCTGACCATAACGCCATGCGCCTGACCAATCTTCAGATCAGCGCGCCGGACGGTTCGCCGGTCGAAGCCGAAAACGGCTCTACGGGCAAGCTGCGCTCGACCTTTGATGTGAAGCTGGCGACCGAAGGCACCTATCGCATCGCTTCGGTCAATCGCATGGTGATGGCCACCTGGAAGGCGGGCGAAGAAACCAAGAGCTTCCGTGGTTCCGAAGACGACTTCGCCAAGCAGGTGCCGGCCAATGCCCCTGAGCTGAAGGTCAGCCGCAATTTTGGCCGTGTCGAAACGTTTGTGACGTCGGGAAAACCGTCTGAAATCAAGCCAGTGGGGCAGGGACTTGAATTGTTTCCGCTGCAACCGACGACCGATCTGGTCGTAGGTGAAACGGCAAAATTCCGTGTACTGATGGATGGCAAGCCGATGCCGGGCCTCAAGGTCAAGGTGGTCCCAGGCGGCGTGCGTTTCCGCGGCGAACTGGACGAGCAGACCGTGACTGCTGACGCCGAAGGTACGATTGCCGTCAATTGGAAATTCGGTGGTCAGTACTATCTGAACACCTCTTACCCGCCGCGTCCCGAAGCCGACGACGACCATGGTCCGCAGGGCGGTCCGCAAGCGGGTCAGCAGCCCGGAGCTCAGGGTGCCCGACCGCAGGGGCAACCGGCGCAACGTGACATGCCGCCTGTGCGGTCGTCCTACGCTGTGACGCTGGAAGTCCTGCCTTTCTAA
- a CDS encoding TonB-dependent siderophore receptor — protein sequence MSHIRNRKHASNRYLTAALMAAAAVPALSATALAQDKKLEGVTVTADDNSYKADVVSSPKQTQALIDTPQTVSVIKKEVLQQQQAASLMEALRNVPGITVQMGENGNTSAGDTFQMRGFDASTSVLVDGVRDMSSASRDTFNLEQVEVIRGAGGADIGRGASSGYINLVSKHPTLEAAASGTLAAYSQGGARATVDVNRAVGKTSGLRLNLMAEDVNAVGRDEVKKSGYAVAAAYGIGIGTPTRLYGFAQVSKGDNVPDGGIPSVGYPGFYYGTAAVKSAPRVDPENYYGSVNDYEDTESSQFTVKFEHDFESGVYMTNTTRLSRTSLNRVLTGVNTGTTGITATNLTDRSTWIVNRSRQHVVKDNDALINATNFTASATTGAFTHDLSYGLEFSTEKVAVYGVETITLVDAQWANLYTPDPNVELPVNRFTGARTFVKLNVGSAYLFDTIHFGEKWLFNAGVRVDSYDITTKTLTNAQLKGDGTLTSYKAGLVYKPVETASLYVAYANAKTPPGTVNLGASTTTVGGSETSTNINNPNVDPTETRNLEAGVKWDVLSGRVSLTAAYYSTEHLNEFVENPFNTGFGENFGKRTVKGFDLGLVGKITDKWNLTAGIQTMDTKVEEGQGTTTSATGAVTRWSPELAATVWTTYEVSPKLTLGGGARYTGEQVRANTPGVDLATQNVPFIPEYWVVDAYGSYKLTDKVSVQLNVYNLLDEDYIATLNNGGSRLIPGAPRSATVTLNYQF from the coding sequence ATGTCTCACATTCGCAATCGCAAGCACGCTTCCAACCGTTACCTGACCGCCGCCCTGATGGCCGCAGCGGCGGTTCCGGCGCTTTCCGCAACGGCTCTGGCTCAGGACAAGAAGCTGGAAGGCGTGACCGTTACCGCAGATGACAATAGCTATAAGGCCGACGTCGTGTCATCGCCCAAGCAGACGCAGGCCCTAATCGACACGCCACAGACCGTCAGTGTCATCAAGAAGGAAGTCCTTCAGCAGCAACAGGCCGCGTCTCTGATGGAAGCCCTGCGTAATGTGCCGGGGATCACGGTTCAGATGGGCGAAAACGGCAATACCTCAGCCGGTGATACCTTCCAGATGCGCGGTTTCGACGCTTCGACCTCGGTTCTGGTCGATGGGGTGCGCGATATGAGTTCGGCCTCGCGCGATACCTTCAATCTGGAGCAGGTCGAAGTGATCCGGGGGGCCGGCGGTGCGGATATCGGTCGCGGGGCCTCTTCGGGCTATATCAATCTGGTCTCCAAGCACCCGACGCTTGAGGCGGCGGCTTCGGGCACGCTGGCGGCCTACAGTCAGGGTGGCGCGCGCGCCACGGTCGATGTCAACCGTGCCGTGGGTAAGACCAGCGGTCTGCGTCTCAACCTGATGGCCGAAGACGTGAATGCCGTGGGCCGCGACGAGGTGAAGAAGTCGGGCTATGCCGTTGCGGCGGCCTATGGCATCGGCATCGGTACGCCGACGCGCCTCTATGGCTTTGCGCAAGTGTCAAAGGGCGACAATGTGCCCGATGGCGGCATCCCTTCGGTCGGGTATCCGGGGTTCTATTACGGGACGGCGGCCGTGAAGTCTGCGCCACGTGTCGATCCGGAAAACTACTACGGCTCCGTAAATGATTATGAAGACACGGAATCTTCGCAATTCACCGTGAAGTTCGAGCACGACTTTGAGTCCGGCGTCTATATGACCAACACGACGCGCCTGAGCCGTACCTCGCTGAATCGCGTCCTGACGGGGGTCAATACGGGCACAACAGGCATCACGGCGACCAATCTCACTGATCGTTCGACCTGGATCGTCAACCGTTCGCGTCAACACGTGGTCAAGGATAATGACGCGCTCATCAATGCGACCAACTTTACGGCTTCGGCCACCACGGGCGCCTTCACGCACGATCTGTCTTACGGTCTGGAGTTTTCGACGGAAAAGGTCGCGGTCTATGGCGTGGAGACCATCACGCTGGTGGATGCTCAATGGGCCAATCTGTACACCCCCGATCCTAACGTCGAGTTGCCTGTAAATCGCTTTACCGGGGCACGTACTTTTGTCAAACTGAACGTGGGTTCCGCCTATCTGTTTGACACCATCCATTTTGGTGAAAAGTGGCTGTTTAATGCCGGGGTGCGTGTTGATAGCTATGATATCACCACAAAGACCCTGACCAACGCCCAGTTAAAAGGTGACGGCACCCTGACAAGCTATAAGGCCGGTCTGGTATATAAGCCGGTCGAAACGGCCAGCCTGTATGTGGCCTATGCCAATGCCAAGACTCCTCCGGGCACGGTCAATCTGGGCGCTTCGACGACCACGGTTGGCGGCAGCGAAACCTCGACCAATATCAACAACCCGAATGTCGACCCGACCGAGACGCGCAATCTCGAAGCCGGGGTCAAGTGGGACGTGCTGTCGGGCCGTGTGTCGCTGACCGCTGCCTACTATTCGACCGAACATCTAAATGAGTTTGTCGAAAATCCCTTCAACACCGGTTTCGGTGAAAACTTCGGCAAGCGCACGGTCAAGGGCTTCGATCTGGGCCTGGTCGGCAAGATCACCGACAAGTGGAACCTGACCGCCGGTATCCAGACCATGGATACCAAAGTGGAAGAAGGGCAGGGCACCACGACGTCAGCCACGGGGGCGGTTACCCGCTGGTCGCCGGAACTGGCGGCCACGGTCTGGACCACCTACGAAGTCTCGCCGAAGCTGACCCTGGGTGGCGGGGCGCGCTATACCGGTGAGCAGGTGCGCGCCAATACGCCGGGCGTCGATCTGGCGACCCAGAACGTGCCGTTCATCCCGGAATACTGGGTGGTCGATGCCTATGGTTCGTATAAGCTGACGGACAAGGTGTCGGTGCAACTGAACGTCTATAACCTGCTGGATGAAGACTATATCGCCACGCTGAACAATGGCGGTTCGCGTCTGATCCCCGGTGCGCCACGTTCGGCCACCGTTACCCTAAACTACCAGTTCTAA
- a CDS encoding Fe2+-dependent dioxygenase encodes MLLHLPEVLSREEVAEIRAALAEARWADGAASAGPQAQKVKQNKQLPADAPEARILGERIEAALRRHPLFQSAALPHIVLTPRFNAYEGGGHYGNHVDSALHHDPFKGLTARTDVSTTVFLSDPEAYEGGELIVEDTYGAHEVKLNAGDAILYPSTSLHRVEPVTRGVRLAAFLWTQSLVKDTEQRRMLFELDMTILRLRSQLGDREEVVSLTAHYHNLLRQWAQM; translated from the coding sequence ATGCTGCTGCATCTGCCCGAAGTCCTGAGCCGCGAAGAGGTGGCCGAGATACGCGCCGCACTCGCTGAGGCGCGCTGGGCTGACGGCGCGGCATCGGCCGGGCCGCAGGCACAGAAGGTCAAGCAAAACAAGCAACTGCCCGCCGATGCGCCTGAGGCGCGCATACTGGGGGAACGCATAGAGGCGGCGCTGCGCCGTCACCCCCTGTTTCAGTCGGCCGCCCTGCCGCATATTGTTCTGACGCCGCGCTTTAATGCCTATGAGGGCGGCGGCCACTACGGCAACCACGTGGACAGCGCCCTGCACCACGATCCGTTCAAGGGCCTCACGGCGCGCACCGACGTTTCGACCACGGTCTTCCTCAGTGATCCGGAAGCGTATGAGGGCGGCGAACTGATCGTCGAAGACACCTACGGCGCGCATGAGGTCAAGCTGAACGCCGGGGATGCCATCCTCTATCCGTCCACATCGTTGCACCGCGTCGAGCCGGTCACCCGCGGCGTGCGGCTGGCCGCTTTCCTGTGGACGCAAAGTCTGGTGAAAGACACTGAGCAACGGCGGATGCTGTTTGAACTCGACATGACCATCCTGCGCCTGCGCAGCCAGTTGGGCGACAGAGAGGAGGTGGTGAGCCTCACCGCCCACTATCACAACCTTCTGCGGCAATGGGCGCAGATGTAA
- a CDS encoding alpha-hydroxy acid oxidase, which produces MSAKAPLTVIPPDIVAVSDYEAYARERLSDMAWAYLQAGAGDEHTVRRNVEAFSEILLKGRVLGSVAGGHTRLNLFGHVYEHPIFLAPVAYQKLFHTDGERATALGAAVTQTLMVLSTLSTLTLEDVAQAETAPPLWFQLYLQADHGVSLDLIHRAEREGYRALVITVDAAMAGVRNREQRAGFRLPPHLSAVNLPSQSAAPVAAPGQSRVFDGLMKTAPGWDDIEWVLSEARLPVILKGIMAPEDADHACRMGVHGLIVSNHGGRVLDTLPAAIEALPAVAAAVAGRVPILLDGGIRRGSDVFKALALGASAVLIGRPYVQALAVAGPLGVAHAIRTLREELEVVMALSGTPTLDRIRAEHLSL; this is translated from the coding sequence ATGTCAGCCAAGGCCCCCTTGACGGTCATTCCCCCCGATATAGTCGCGGTCTCAGACTATGAGGCCTATGCGCGCGAGCGGCTGAGCGATATGGCCTGGGCCTATCTTCAGGCGGGGGCCGGGGATGAACATACGGTCCGCCGTAACGTCGAGGCCTTTTCCGAAATTCTGCTGAAAGGGCGGGTACTGGGGTCGGTGGCCGGAGGCCACACGCGCCTGAACCTGTTCGGTCATGTCTATGAACATCCGATCTTTTTAGCCCCCGTGGCCTATCAGAAGCTGTTCCATACCGACGGTGAACGTGCCACGGCTTTGGGCGCAGCGGTGACCCAGACCCTGATGGTGCTCTCGACCCTATCGACCCTCACGCTCGAAGACGTGGCGCAGGCCGAAACCGCGCCGCCCCTGTGGTTTCAGCTTTATCTTCAGGCCGATCACGGCGTATCGCTCGACCTGATTCACCGGGCCGAGCGGGAAGGCTACCGCGCGCTGGTCATCACGGTCGATGCGGCGATGGCCGGGGTGCGTAATCGCGAACAGCGCGCCGGCTTCCGCCTGCCGCCGCACTTGTCGGCGGTCAATCTGCCGTCTCAGTCGGCCGCACCTGTCGCGGCACCGGGGCAAAGCCGGGTCTTCGATGGTTTGATGAAGACAGCCCCCGGCTGGGACGACATCGAATGGGTACTGTCCGAAGCGCGCTTGCCGGTCATTCTCAAGGGTATTATGGCCCCGGAAGACGCCGACCACGCCTGCCGCATGGGGGTGCATGGGCTGATCGTCTCCAATCACGGGGGCCGGGTGCTCGATACCCTCCCGGCGGCCATCGAAGCTTTGCCCGCCGTTGCGGCGGCCGTGGCGGGGCGGGTGCCGATCCTGCTCGATGGTGGTATCCGGCGCGGCAGCGATGTGTTCAAGGCGCTGGCTTTGGGGGCGTCGGCGGTGCTGATCGGGCGTCCTTACGTGCAGGCTCTGGCCGTCGCCGGGCCTCTGGGTGTGGCCCATGCGATACGCACGCTGCGCGAAGAGTTGGAAGTGGTCATGGCCCTGTCGGGAACCCCGACCTTGGACCGTATAAGAGCTGAACATCTTTCTCTTTGA
- a CDS encoding PepSY-associated TM helix domain-containing protein, with amino-acid sequence MTTSFKPTPSFWRNQLRQWHWISSALCLVGMILFSVSGFTLNHASLIEAKPQVTNWEKDLSAQTLALLPKAQDKARLPDDLAKALKADTGIDVSKVLPEVSDSELYFAMPGPGFDEWMSVERDTGYVTYEKSHRGFIAVLNDLHKGRNAGPAWSLFIDIIAIASVIFCVTGLGLLWIYARGRRITWPLVGLGTIVPFILFLLFIHA; translated from the coding sequence ATGACGACCTCGTTCAAACCGACACCCTCCTTCTGGCGCAATCAGTTACGCCAATGGCACTGGATATCTTCGGCCCTCTGTCTGGTCGGCATGATCCTGTTTTCGGTCAGCGGCTTTACGCTCAATCACGCCAGCCTCATCGAGGCCAAGCCGCAGGTCACCAACTGGGAAAAAGACCTGAGCGCGCAAACGCTGGCCCTGCTGCCGAAGGCGCAGGACAAGGCGCGGCTGCCGGACGATCTGGCGAAGGCGCTCAAGGCGGATACCGGCATTGACGTCTCAAAAGTCCTGCCCGAAGTCTCTGATAGCGAACTCTATTTTGCCATGCCGGGACCGGGCTTTGACGAATGGATGAGCGTCGAGCGCGATACGGGCTATGTGACCTACGAAAAGAGCCATCGCGGCTTTATTGCGGTGCTCAATGATCTGCATAAGGGGCGCAACGCCGGCCCGGCCTGGAGCCTGTTTATCGACATCATCGCCATTGCCTCGGTCATCTTCTGCGTCACCGGTCTGGGCCTTCTGTGGATCTATGCGCGGGGGCGGCGCATTACCTGGCCGCTGGTCGGTCTGGGCACCATCGTGCCCTTCATCCTCTTCCTTCTGTTTATTCATGCGTGA
- a CDS encoding DUF2271 domain-containing protein — translation MFAKAAIWTTVLSAGAVGAAQAGTVTVDVEVPRLNVAEYHKPYVAAWIEDGAGAHKSNLFIWYQIGKGDKWLKDLRTWWRKSGRDLSASEVSGLSSATKAPGRQTAKIDTSALKGLTPGDYVLNVEAAREGGGREVVKAPFKWDGKKAEAASTKGTTELGAVAFAIKP, via the coding sequence ATGTTCGCTAAAGCCGCCATCTGGACGACGGTCCTTAGCGCCGGTGCGGTCGGTGCCGCTCAGGCCGGGACCGTAACCGTCGATGTCGAAGTGCCGCGTCTCAACGTCGCCGAATACCATAAGCCCTATGTGGCGGCGTGGATCGAAGATGGCGCTGGCGCGCACAAATCGAACCTGTTTATCTGGTATCAGATCGGTAAGGGCGACAAGTGGCTGAAAGACCTGCGTACCTGGTGGCGCAAGTCGGGCCGTGATCTCAGCGCGTCTGAGGTCAGCGGTCTGTCGTCGGCCACCAAGGCCCCAGGCCGCCAAACAGCGAAGATCGACACCTCCGCTTTGAAGGGCCTAACGCCCGGTGATTATGTGTTGAACGTAGAAGCGGCGCGCGAAGGCGGCGGCCGCGAAGTGGTCAAGGCGCCGTTCAAGTGGGATGGTAAGAAGGCTGAGGCGGCTTCGACCAAAGGCACGACCGAACTGGGCGCCGTGGCGTTCGCCATCAAGCCGTAA
- a CDS encoding FAD:protein FMN transferase: MTQTDTSPNRRVLVPARITPPEDVSACLPCEVSGKAFATTWQVRLFSDGPVDRQGLCQRIQAILDRIDAEMSPYRADSDLTRFNEAKAGAFVPLPPMLMQVIAHALDMARLTGGGFDPALLEAVELWGFGAKIVPEGLPTLQALAALKSCQDWRALHWRPDGLIKPEGLKLDLCGIAKGYAVDAVTDRLKATPGVHSALIEIGGELKAFGIRSEGQPWWVEIDRADKTFNTETLVALCDLAVATTGDSQRYFIHDGVRLSHTIDAATAAPVQSGIRQVSVFDAQCWRADALATALMVMGEQRAMSFAQTHAIPCLMGLSDGREVLSPALEDWL, from the coding sequence ATGACCCAAACTGACACTTCACCAAACCGGCGCGTTCTGGTTCCGGCGCGGATCACGCCGCCGGAAGATGTATCGGCGTGCCTGCCGTGCGAAGTGTCAGGGAAGGCCTTTGCCACAACGTGGCAGGTGCGGCTGTTCAGCGACGGGCCGGTGGATCGGCAGGGCCTTTGCCAGCGGATTCAGGCTATTCTCGACCGCATTGATGCCGAAATGTCGCCCTATCGGGCTGATTCCGACCTGACGCGCTTCAATGAGGCCAAGGCAGGGGCGTTCGTACCCCTGCCGCCTATGCTGATGCAGGTCATCGCCCACGCGCTTGATATGGCGCGTTTGACCGGGGGGGGCTTCGATCCGGCCCTGCTGGAAGCCGTTGAACTGTGGGGTTTCGGGGCGAAGATCGTGCCCGAAGGCCTGCCGACCCTACAGGCGCTGGCGGCGTTGAAATCGTGTCAGGACTGGCGCGCACTTCACTGGCGGCCGGACGGGCTGATTAAACCCGAAGGTTTGAAACTCGATCTGTGTGGCATCGCCAAGGGTTATGCGGTCGATGCCGTGACCGACAGGCTCAAGGCGACGCCGGGGGTACATTCGGCACTGATCGAGATTGGTGGCGAATTGAAAGCGTTTGGCATCCGGTCCGAAGGTCAGCCGTGGTGGGTTGAGATTGACCGCGCCGATAAAACGTTCAATACCGAAACCCTTGTGGCCCTCTGTGATCTGGCCGTGGCCACGACGGGCGACAGCCAGCGCTATTTTATCCACGACGGCGTGCGCCTGTCGCACACGATCGACGCCGCCACCGCCGCCCCGGTGCAGAGCGGCATCCGTCAGGTCAGCGTCTTTGATGCGCAGTGCTGGCGCGCCGATGCACTGGCCACTGCGCTGATGGTGATGGGCGAACAGCGTGCCATGTCTTTTGCACAAACCCATGCTATCCCTTGTCTGATGGGGCTGAGCGACGGGCGTGAGGTGCTGAGCCCCGCCCTTGAGGACTGGCTATGA
- a CDS encoding NADPH cytochrome P450 oxidoreductase family protein yields the protein MIDFVTTDPLRVGLAAGAGVLWMLMSGIMLTRGRTRASAVAVDALILSASQTGQAEELARHTHKALSKGGLTTRLMSLGKATVEDLQQAKLVLVVASTTGVGDAPDDGAAFERALMSSRPDLSAQSFAVLALGDRSYEDFCAFGHRVHDWFTACGATAKKPITEVDDLDAAALKQWESYLKEWGGAAMQADANFAATTLIARERLNPHSAAAGLFAIDLAIPEGATWVAGDLAEVLTPSGHRRDYSIATLPEEGRVRLFVREVIKADGSRGEGSGLLTTLPLGESVPLRLKTHKGFHAPTGNGPVLLIAAGSGLAGLRPHLLELAGRGRACWLIYGERHPLHDGRLSDEMRGWQHGGRLRRLDLAFSRPDDAVKTYVQDVIAQQAPAIRDWLGQGGSVLVCGGLDMGRGVDAALKEALGPDWLEAALSDGRYRRDLY from the coding sequence ATGATCGACTTCGTTACCACTGATCCGCTGCGCGTGGGACTGGCCGCCGGGGCCGGCGTGTTGTGGATGCTGATGAGCGGTATCATGCTGACGCGCGGTCGCACCCGTGCGTCGGCCGTGGCCGTCGATGCCCTGATCCTCTCGGCCTCGCAGACCGGGCAGGCGGAAGAACTGGCGCGCCATACACACAAGGCGCTGAGCAAGGGCGGTCTGACCACGCGCCTGATGTCGCTGGGCAAGGCGACGGTTGAAGACCTGCAACAGGCCAAACTGGTGCTCGTCGTGGCCTCGACCACCGGCGTTGGGGATGCTCCGGACGACGGTGCGGCCTTTGAGCGCGCACTTATGTCTTCGCGTCCCGACCTGTCGGCCCAAAGCTTTGCCGTACTGGCCCTCGGCGACCGCAGCTATGAAGACTTCTGCGCCTTTGGCCATCGCGTGCACGACTGGTTCACCGCCTGCGGGGCGACGGCCAAAAAGCCGATCACCGAGGTCGATGATCTCGATGCAGCGGCTTTGAAACAGTGGGAGTCCTACCTCAAGGAATGGGGTGGCGCGGCGATGCAAGCGGATGCCAATTTCGCCGCTACAACCCTTATTGCCCGCGAACGGCTCAATCCCCACAGCGCGGCGGCGGGGCTTTTTGCCATCGACTTGGCCATTCCGGAAGGCGCGACGTGGGTGGCCGGTGATCTGGCCGAAGTTCTGACGCCGTCCGGGCATCGTCGCGACTATTCCATCGCCACCCTGCCCGAAGAGGGGCGGGTGCGCCTGTTTGTGCGCGAAGTCATAAAGGCCGATGGTTCACGCGGCGAAGGCTCCGGCCTGCTGACGACGCTTCCCTTGGGCGAAAGCGTGCCGCTGCGGCTGAAAACGCATAAGGGCTTCCATGCCCCGACGGGCAACGGGCCGGTGTTGCTGATCGCCGCTGGGTCGGGTCTGGCGGGCCTTCGGCCGCATCTGCTGGAATTGGCCGGGCGTGGGCGGGCGTGCTGGCTCATCTATGGCGAGCGCCATCCGCTGCACGATGGGCGTCTGTCTGATGAGATGCGCGGCTGGCAACACGGCGGGCGTCTCCGCAGGCTGGATCTGGCTTTTTCGCGTCCTGACGATGCCGTGAAAACCTATGTGCAGGACGTGATAGCCCAACAGGCCCCGGCCATCCGCGACTGGCTGGGGCAGGGCGGCAGCGTGCTGGTCTGCGGCGGGTTGGATATGGGGCGCGGAGTCGATGCGGCTCTGAAAGAGGCGCTCGGCCCGGACTGGCTGGAAGCGGCGCTCAGCGACGGGCGTTATCGCCGCGATCTGTACTGA
- a CDS encoding cryptochrome/photolyase family protein: MGTLRLVLADQLSARLDIRTRADKETDVFLMAEVAEEASYVRHHVKKIAFLFSAMRHYAEALQQAGYRVRYVRFEDPENTHSLKGEIERARTELNLSEVQVTEPGEWRLKQVLASMDEVTLLEDNRFLCSPQWFSRWAEGRKQLRMEYFYREMRRAHGILMDDGKPCGGEWNYDAENRAPPRDGLVIPRRLSFRKDAITREVLDLVARAFPDNPGQLEPFHFAVTRSQALKELDHFVAHILPQFGTWQDAMLGREPYMYHSLLSAYINAGLLYPLEVCQAAERAYREDGAPLNAVEGFIRQVLGWREYVRGLYWHSMPDYGAMNALDAHEDLPWFYWSGDTQMNCVRTAVAHTLEHAYSHHIQRLMITGNFALLAGIDPKQVHEWYLAVYADAYEWVELPNTLGMALHADGGIMASKPYAASGAYINRMSDYCKDCHYRFDVPVGEKACPFNALYWDFMARHEERFRKNPRLSYVYANWARMGDERQMALRLQAQAHLQAMREGRL; encoded by the coding sequence ATGGGTACACTCAGGCTTGTTCTTGCGGATCAGTTGTCGGCGCGGCTCGACATCCGGACTCGCGCCGATAAGGAAACCGACGTTTTTCTGATGGCGGAGGTGGCCGAAGAGGCCAGCTATGTCCGACACCACGTCAAGAAGATCGCCTTCCTGTTTTCAGCCATGCGCCACTATGCCGAGGCCTTGCAACAGGCGGGCTATCGCGTGCGCTACGTACGGTTTGAGGATCCGGAAAATACCCATAGTTTGAAGGGCGAAATCGAACGCGCCCGCACGGAACTGAACCTGTCAGAGGTGCAGGTGACCGAACCCGGCGAATGGCGGCTGAAGCAGGTCCTTGCCTCCATGGACGAGGTCACCCTGCTCGAAGACAATCGCTTCCTCTGTTCGCCGCAGTGGTTTTCACGCTGGGCCGAAGGGCGCAAACAACTGCGCATGGAATACTTCTACCGCGAAATGCGCCGCGCCCACGGCATACTGATGGACGATGGCAAGCCGTGCGGTGGCGAATGGAATTACGACGCCGAAAACCGCGCGCCGCCGCGTGACGGTCTGGTCATTCCGCGCCGCCTCAGCTTCCGTAAGGATGCCATCACGCGCGAGGTGCTCGATCTGGTCGCCAGGGCCTTTCCAGACAATCCCGGTCAACTGGAGCCCTTTCATTTTGCGGTGACGCGATCGCAGGCGCTAAAGGAACTCGATCACTTTGTGGCGCACATCCTGCCGCAGTTCGGCACCTGGCAGGACGCCATGCTGGGACGCGAGCCGTATATGTATCATTCGCTGCTGTCTGCCTATATCAATGCCGGTCTGCTCTATCCACTGGAAGTCTGTCAGGCGGCTGAGCGCGCCTATCGCGAAGACGGCGCGCCGCTCAACGCCGTTGAAGGCTTTATCCGTCAGGTGCTGGGCTGGCGTGAATATGTGCGCGGCCTCTACTGGCATTCGATGCCGGACTATGGGGCGATGAACGCGCTGGACGCTCACGAAGACCTGCCGTGGTTCTACTGGTCTGGCGACACGCAGATGAACTGTGTGCGAACGGCGGTGGCGCATACGCTGGAGCACGCCTATTCGCACCATATCCAACGGCTGATGATTACCGGCAATTTCGCCCTGCTGGCGGGGATTGATCCAAAACAGGTGCATGAATGGTATCTGGCCGTCTATGCTGATGCCTATGAGTGGGTGGAGTTGCCCAATACGCTTGGCATGGCGCTGCACGCCGATGGCGGGATTATGGCCTCAAAGCCCTATGCGGCGTCGGGGGCCTATATCAACCGCATGAGCGACTATTGCAAAGACTGTCACTATCGGTTCGATGTGCCGGTCGGTGAAAAAGCCTGTCCGTTCAATGCTCTGTACTGGGATTTTATGGCGCGTCACGAAGAGCGTTTTCGCAAAAATCCGCGCCTGTCCTACGTCTATGCCAACTGGGCGCGCATGGGGGACGAGAGGCAAATGGCCCTGCGCCTTCAGGCACAGGCCCACCTTCAGGCCATGCGCGAAGGCCGTCTGTGA
- a CDS encoding DUF2256 domain-containing protein, giving the protein MPHGVKKSDLPQKTCQGCGLPFTWRKKWEKVWAEVRYCSDRCRRAKKSAR; this is encoded by the coding sequence ATGCCACACGGGGTAAAGAAATCCGACCTGCCGCAAAAGACCTGTCAGGGGTGCGGCCTGCCTTTTACCTGGCGCAAAAAGTGGGAAAAGGTGTGGGCAGAGGTGCGCTATTGCTCGGACCGCTGCCGTCGGGCTAAAAAGAGCGCCCGATAA